The DNA region CCTTCAGATATTCAAGAAAGTATTAACAACACTATTACCTGGTTTAGGGATAACGGATATTTGGAAAAATAGCTAAAATTTGCAACGTTTTCCATTTCATATAAAATCTTGCTATGCCTGGCAACTCATTTGGTACAATTTTTCGCATCACAACCTGGGGCGAGTCCCACGGGCCCGCTGTCGGAGTAGTCTTGGACGGCTGCCCTTCTGGGCTTGAAATAAGTCAAGAAGAAATACAGTTTGAGCTTGATAGAAGACGTCCGGGGCAGAGCAAAATCACCACTCAGAGAAAAGAGCCTGACACTGTTGAGATACTATCAGGCGTTTTTGAGGGAAAAACGCTTGGCACACCAATATCTCTTATGGTCAGAAACCAGGACGCCATATCTAAATCATACGAAGACATAAAAGACACTTACCGCCCGGGTCATGCCGATTTTACATATGATGAGAAGTACGGCTTTAGAGACCATAGAGGCGGGGGACGATCATCAAATAGAGAAACAGTAGGAAGGGTTGCCGCAGGAGCGATAGCAAAGAAAATTTTAAACCTAAATGGAATTCACACTCATGGTTATGTATCTCAGGTTGGCAATATAACCGCAAAAAAAATAGACTTTGATCAGATTGAGAAAAACATTATAAGGTGCCCTGATGCAAAAAAAGCCAAAGAAATGATTAAGCTGATCGATCAGGTCAGAAAAGAAGGCGATTCAATCGGTGGAGTGGTTGAAGTAGTAACAACGGGTCTTCCCACTGGTTTGGGGACCCCTGTTTTTCATAAAGTAGACGCGGAGCTTGCG from Thermodesulfobacteriota bacterium includes:
- the aroC gene encoding chorismate synthase encodes the protein MPGNSFGTIFRITTWGESHGPAVGVVLDGCPSGLEISQEEIQFELDRRRPGQSKITTQRKEPDTVEILSGVFEGKTLGTPISLMVRNQDAISKSYEDIKDTYRPGHADFTYDEKYGFRDHRGGGRSSNRETVGRVAAGAIAKKILNLNGIHTHGYVSQVGNITAKKIDFDQIEKNIIRCPDAKKAKEMIKLIDQVRKEGDSIGGVVEVVTTGLPTGLGTPVFHKVDAELAQGMMSLGGIRGFEVGLGFKAAKMKGSKANDVMQKNKSGELGFKTNNAGGLLGGMTNGEDLVVRIAIKPTSSISKVQKTVDKDGNPKELRVKGRHDPCLCPRAVPIAEAMVNLVLVDQLLLSRTTRI